TGTTTGAACTCGTAACGTCATAATTATGGATTTGTTGGTTAAATTAAGACTTGTTAACTGAGTAATATTTGTCGCAAAagtgtaaatattttaaataataaaaaatatttttgggagaaaacttatttttgaaaatataaaatagtattttagaaaataataaacaacaacaatatgaataaaattaaagaacaatTGAGCtctcttttgtattttatttcagtgaccttttctctctctgtaCATAAGCTACGTTTATTACGTTCCCGAAAGTTTCCCTTTCGTGATCACTTTCCAGTTTCcacccaccccaccccaccctaCCCCCCCGCCCATATATATACGCTCGCACCGATCACACCATTTGAAGCTCTCATCTGACAAGAATTTCAGCGCCCCGTCTTCGATTTGTTTCCTTCCagggaaaaaagagaagagttTCCATTTATTCATTTGTATTTTGGTGCGGTCGTTCTTGAAACAGTAACTCTGGCGAAGAGCAGGAGTGAGCCCATTTCCCGGATTCTGCGTTAGATAATTCTTGAGGCCAAATCTGAGGTGCCCATCTCTTCGTTACTGCGGAATTTTGCCTGTtcatgaattgatttttcttggattttggatttatttaactaactcagagatttttttcttggtttttgaAGTTTTGGAGTTCTGATCATGGACAGTCGGAGGAGGCAAAAGTGGGATAATTATAGAAGATCACAGAACAAGAGGCCACCACGCGGAACGTGTAAATTTCTTGATCTTTAATGTTACTAATTTCTTTGCAGTTgctggtttttttttttttaattttctttttgggattAATATTTGCATgcttataatttaaatgtatagTTTCTGGATTTCTTTAGAGATAATTTTCTTGGTATGAATGTGTGGTTAAAAGAATGTGGGTTTGAACTTAGACTTGTATGTATGTTATTGGTTTATGTTGTTGATGTTTCCATTACGAGGTGCAGGGTCCACAAAGGTTGAATGTATCAGCTTTTGTCAAAAGGAGGTGACTGAGGCTgatgtttttacattttaaggTTTTGTGTGctgtgtttttatttcttgcttttggtcatgatattttgtgattagattttgaatgattattcCTTTCTTTACTGTCTGCGTAGCAGAGTGTTTTgcctattattattattattaatactttttttttggttcacATGCATGTTAGTTTTACTGCCGTCTTGCCTTTAATTCCTggagtttctttcttcttttgggaTTTTAGTGGAGATATTGCtgtcaaatttttgaaaatgaaaaaggtgGGAATGTTTAGTCTCTGGTTCAGTTTGAGAGAGGTCTTTAGTTCTGGTGAACTGGGGATGAACTTTTCTTTGTACTACTTCGGTATGTCATAACTCATGCATCATGACCTTGGAATACACATGAGCGGGAGTGGTTACAATTTTGTGGAAATGTAGTTCAAACTTTGCTCTAATCAGTAGGTGGGGGGTAAAGTGTCTAGCCCGAAAAAGTTATACTTGCATGATCCAATAAGCTGTTCTCTTTGGTTATTTTCTGTACGGTTATTGCATTgatctaacatatatatttggcAAGAGGGGGATAGCCTTATTACCGTATCTACATATTcccataataataaatttttcatcacGTTGTTGAATCCGGTTGGTCGGTATTTATTGTTGTGTCTTGCTATTAGATGTGATCATCATTGTATTTATGTTCCTTCAACTATTCATCTTCAATTTGTTGTTTTGAGTTGGTCATAATTTATAGTATTAGTCCCACCATCGCATTATACAGAATGATGTGGCTTGGAAAATATCTCATCATTGAGGTTCTTGGCATTTATTGGTGTAGTTGTCTTCAATTCCATCTTTAACTTTCATGTTCCTTCTACTGTTTCATGCAGGTAGTTGGCAGCCCACCGTGCCTTCATGGGAGAAAGAATTTTGCAAAGTGGTTGGCTCACTGGACTGGGAAACATTATTGCAGATGAAGAGGTTTATGCACCtgtatgaaaatgtgattaaGTGGAACGACTCTGCAGGGGAAGAGGCACTCTCCAATGCCAAGAAGCGTTTCTGGGCTGAAATCAACGGCCTTCCTTGTGACATATCATTGCCTGACCCTGATCTTTATATCGACAAAATAGACTGGGATTCAGAAGTTGATCCCAAGATGCAGGCAGACATTGAGTTCGAACCTATGATCTCTAAAGCAGACGAAGACCATGATCCTGTTGTCATTTTTGGCGATTCTCTCCTCCCAAACCGAGAATACTCTGTCACAGGCTGGGGCGACGATGAAGAGAACTTCAAAGTTCCAGCTAAATCTTCATCAGCTAATCATGGTGATCCTTGGGAGCAAAACTGGGGCAATTCATTTGATAATGGGGCTGCAACTGGATGGtcagattattgtaataatgcaTGGAAATTAGGTGACGGAAGTGGACCCACCGGATATATTTCATGGGATGCAGGTGGGTGGAGTAATAACAGGTCTTTGAACTGCGCCAATAATAATGTGACTTACGAACGACGACCAGATATCGAACATGAGATAGCTGGTGCAGAACAAGCCACATGGAATGACAACAAACTTACGAGGGTCAATACGAATAGATATGTGTCAAGTGACAGGAAGTTGAGAGTTCAAGGGAATGAGCgttatatgaattataaatCAACCAACGAAAATGGACGCCATAAAGCAGCATATTGGGGACAGCGAACAGTTACAGACAAAAGACGCAATTCTCGAGAGTGGAATTCGTTTGGTTCGTGTAGACCTGTCAGTCACCGTGCCGCAATATCAGTTGGACAAACATGGAACCAGTAGAACCCTGTCCTCATTTGATTTGTTCTTTCAATTCTGTTTACGCCTCTTAAGTAGCGTATATAGCATCCAGCCCCAGCCCTAGCCCTAGCCCTAGCCCTGGCTGTAGTGAATATGGAGTTTTCTATATTGCATCTCCCATAATTTCCTCCAAATTTTTGCGGATAGTTTTCTGATATTGGGGGAGACTGTTCTATAACATATAGCATGTTTTCATTATCAAGATTGCTCGTGGTTTCTGGTAAGTACAGCTGTGCAGCTACTGTTTCAGAGTTGCATGTTTATCTTCATCCCCGTTGTTTATTGTGATACCGCCCCTTCTCCCTTACGCTGGTCGGAAGTGGGATTTTCAGCAAATGCCAAGCTTCTTGTGCTATTTACCTAAGTCCATGCTAATCTCTCATAGGCATATTTACTTCTTGGTTGTCTTAACTTCCAACTTTCTACAATAGCTATTCTTAAATTACGGTCTTCAGCTCCTAGTTTACTACATGCATGCATGGTAGGTTGCAGCATCTGGTCCCTGAGCAGTACCTATGGTCATCGGCTTCCTAGGTTACTAAGTGCATGCATGGGTAGGATGCAGCATCTGGTCCCTGTGCAGTAGCTAACCTTTGTTTCCGTTTTACCTGTGATGGTTGGGAAGTGAAACAGAACCATTACAGCAGATCATCTGCTGAGCTGATCTACAGTTGGGATCCTCTAAAATTTAAGCATAATGTTTCTACCATATGTGTCTGCTTTCAGACGCTAAAAACCTGACTTGTGCAAATATTCTCAGCCAAATCCAGTGGAACTTAAGTAGTTCTAAGATGCAGAAATGAATCACAAGAGTGGTGCCAATGGTTTATCTTCAGTGTACTGTAGACTACTAACGGGATTTGCAGGCGCACATCTCCCATTATTAGAAGGTGATTTTATCTAACAATCAGGTCCGTAACAGCAAATTCCCGCATAAACACACGAGTTCTTGTGCAGATTAGACTCCATCCTGTTTGGTCGgattttttgaaaagtgcaCTTATTACTGATCAAcacgttatttttttttttgaataacaATGCTTTCCTTTTctaagatttgatataattacacgaacattctcttttgtttgaaaaattataaatatctttaagGTTTACTTCAATCTACTAAATAGGTCtcttttttagttaaaatttactgaatttgttgatatttgtaaaaaaattgatattccCTTGATTGATAtgttattgacttattgtataGGCCAAacagattttttcttttctaactaaactacccttttATAAGATGAAGATATAGCTCAACACGCACATTAACATCTAAAAATGTATGAGGATAACTTGATCataataagatatatttaaCTTGCAATAGATCAGTAATATGTCAGTCAGAGGTAGAgattgatttttattcaatttatgttgttaatatcaacaaattcggtgaattttaactaatggatGGACTTacttgttagatggaagcaaatctcaaggtactagatgtaattttctatattCCAAAGggatctacgtgtaattataccaaatatcaGGAGAGGAGAGTAGAAttatctttaactttttggcgTGATTAGTTTGAATATAGACAAATTTGATCTGGGTTAAAATTCTACTCTTGGATTAAACTTGACAGAGCAGTAAACCAAggagaaatatataaacaaaaaatttcaaaaattactgagatatgtatttatttcatttcttttgcgAGAGCGATACAATTGAAAATTGTTGTGATTCGtcataacaataaataatagggTTAAATTACACCAAAGTCTCTgagatttgattaattattaatatcttattgttatttgagaaaatatctGTACCTCCTCGATAATAGACCTTGTCCTTCATTAGCTTTCGTCAGggtttcattcaaattttgtattgaattgtccaaaatatctttttgtactatgaattataattttatatatatatttttgtttttcttatgatATCATCTGTCcaaattagatttttaattaatttcggataatttattatatagaagaaaaattaaaaaaaaactcctTTGGGCCTGAACTAAGGTGTGGCCTCTTATGTGGGCCGGCCTGTTTGGTTTTTCTTGGCTCAAGTTGAGTCGACCGCTCTTTTTGCTACAAGTCTACAACAAAGCAATTGCCCCCATTTTGTAGACctgttaatttaattcttcAGGAGAAGAGCCGAAGACGAAGAGGGCTCCCGGTTGTTTCGAAAACCCTAGGTATGGCTAACTATTCACCTGGTGAAGATTTTTCAGTTACTTGTTGTTCATCTATATACATGATTTTATTCATTGCATAAACAAAATTTGGAGTAGAATGGCGAAACGCTTCTGCTCAtttttgtatatgtatatataaatctgtcattcaagaaaagaaagctaATGGAGAATGGAATCAGATAACCGAATGCAGTAAATTATTTTCCAGGGGTAGTCAATTGCTTGAGACGCATGCATGTATTAGATTCAATCTGTGGGGAACTCGGAAGAAGTTGTTTATCATTATAGGTTCTTATTGATCAGGAATCATGGACATAGATGAGGAAAATACTGTCTCCTCCTCAGCTGTTGAGCCTTCCGTTCCGCTTGCTGGTAATGAAACTGTGGTTTCTTCAGTTGATGCAATCTCACTTCAGCCAGTTCAACCTGTAATTCCGCCAATCATTCCAACCCCGGTCATACCTCCTATTGCCCCAATACCTCCGCTCCCAGTTCCAAGACCATTGGCACCGCTGCCTGTCCGACCTCCACTCGTCAGGCCTCCTCTACAACAGAATGGAGGAACTACTGATTCTGATTCTGATCAGGAAGAGTCAGGTTCGAACCGTGCTGCTGCAGGCTCGACTCAGGAATATGAGATTTCAGAAGAAAGCAGACAGGTTAGGGAGAGGCAGGAGAAAGCGGTGCAGGAACTTCTGATGAAGCGACGAGCGGCTGCCTTGGCAGTTCCGACTAATGATAATGCTGTCCGAGCTAGGCTTCGACGGCTTGGTGAACCTATAACTCTTTTTGGAGAGAGGGAAATGGAGAGACGTGATCGACTCCGGACGCTTATGGCAAAACTTGATTCTGAAGGCCAGTTGGAAAAGCTGATGAAGGCTCATGAGGATGAAGAAGCTGCAGCTAAGGTGACACCTTCAGAACCTGAAGAAGATATTCAGTATCCCTTTTATACTGAAGGTTCACAAGCATTACTAGAAGCCCGTCGAGAGATTGCAAAGTATTCTATTGTGAAGTCAGCATTACGCCTCCATCGTGCAAGGAGGAAAAGGGATGACCCAGATGAGGATTTGGATGCAGAAGTAGATTGGTCTCTGAAGCAGGCTGCAAACCTGGTCCTAGAATGCAGCGAGATTGGTGATGATCGGCCCCTTTCAGGGTGCTCAATTTCACATGATGGAAAGATGCTTGCCACCTGGtagcctctctctctctctctctctcccgcCTCCACTGTTTGTGTTTTGTTCATGTTTTGGTTGGTTAGATAATTTAGCATGTCTCCGATGTTTGTATACGCCATCGTGTGTGGTTGTGGCCATACAGTTACATATATGTTGTAGGTTGTTCATGGTTCAAATTATAATCTCCTTTGGGTTATCTCTCCATAATATATTAGTACACTtgatatggaaaaaaataaatcaagaaagctCTATCCGTTATTTGTTTTGGCTCATCAATATGAagtttctttttcagttgTACTCATGAAGGGCCATCATGAGTTAAACAAAAAATCGCGGTCCATCATTTTTGGTCTCTGTTTCCTCTGTTTACCATGTTGTTGGCACTTTTATCCTATCTACCATGTTGTCTTCTCGGTGGCTTTATATCTTTAAAACTGTTCACCTGTTAATCTTTGAGTTCGTCCATGTATGTGCTTTCTGTCACATTTTTGGTCATAAATTATAGAGTTTGTTCTCCACAACCAATCATGTTTGAGGAGTGCAAGCATTTATTCTTGCTTTTGCCCTTCTTTTCTCAGTTCTTTAAGTGGAGTAACCAAGTTGTGGAGCATGCCTGAAGTAAACAAGGTTTCCGCACTGAAGGGGCATACTGAACGAGCTACAGATGTTGCGTTCTCTCCCACCAGTTACCTATTGGCTACTGCTTCTGCGGACAGGACTGCAAGACTATGGAATGTGGAGGGGTCGGTCCTGAGAACATTTGAGGGCCATTTGGATCGTCTTGCTCGGATTTCCTTCCATCCATCTGGAAAGTACCTTGGTACAGCTAGCTTTGACAAGACTTGGAGGTTATGGGATGTAGAGACTGGTGAAGAGTTGCTTCTCCAAGAAGGTCATAGTAGGAGTATATATGGAATATCTTTTCATCATGATGGCTCCTTAGCAGCTTCTTGCGGACTGGATTCTCTTGCTCGTGTGTGGGACCTGAGATCCGGCAGAAGTATTCTTGCTCTGGAAGGCCATGTGAAGCCTGTAAGGCTTGCTCTGTTTTGACATTATTCTTTTgcctttctctttttccatATGATGTAATTGGATTTAAGGTTCTTTAGCTGTTGAACCGTGGTTATTTCTCTTTTCAGGTTCTTGGTGTTAGTTTTTCTCCGAATGGTTATCATTTGGCTACTGGAGGTGAAGACAATACTTGCAGGATATGGGACTTGAGGAAGAGAAAATCGTTGTACATAATACCTGCTCATTCTAACCTTATTTCTCAAGTCAAATTTGAACCCCAGGAGGGATACTTTTTGGTTACAGCGTCGTATGATATGACTGCTAGGGTATGTTACTGTTTTTGAAATGTGTTTATTTTGCtgattaattcatattttagcGTGATCCTTATCCTGATGATTCATGTCAGGTGTGGTCTTCAAGAGATTTTAAGCCTGTAAGGACTTTATCTGGTCATGAATCGAAAGTTACATCACTGGATGTTGTTGGAGGTCAGTTAACTTTCTCAGAAGCTGAGTATTACTTGTCTAAAATTCCGATCTCTGTTCTTTGTCTTCTTCCTTTGTGGCTATGACAATCTTCAAACTTGGTTTATCTGAATACGAAAGaactctcattttttatttctttgttatttGTTCGTCTTGCTATAGGCGGGTTGTGTGAAGTACTCCAAACTTTTcgcctttttctttgttgtttggGGGATTGGGGGGGACCCTGTTTCCCATGAATTGATAATATTGGTCGGGTTGGCTTAGGCATGCCTAAACTA
This region of Sesamum indicum cultivar Zhongzhi No. 13 linkage group LG4, S_indicum_v1.0, whole genome shotgun sequence genomic DNA includes:
- the LOC105159863 gene encoding uncharacterized protein LOC105159863 produces the protein MDSRRRQKWDNYRRSQNKRPPRGTCSWQPTVPSWEKEFCKVVGSLDWETLLQMKRFMHLYENVIKWNDSAGEEALSNAKKRFWAEINGLPCDISLPDPDLYIDKIDWDSEVDPKMQADIEFEPMISKADEDHDPVVIFGDSLLPNREYSVTGWGDDEENFKVPAKSSSANHGDPWEQNWGNSFDNGAATGWSDYCNNAWKLGDGSGPTGYISWDAGGWSNNRSLNCANNNVTYERRPDIEHEIAGAEQATWNDNKLTRVNTNRYVSSDRKLRVQGNERYMNYKSTNENGRHKAAYWGQRTVTDKRRNSREWNSFGSCRPVSHRAAISVGQTWNQ
- the LOC105159865 gene encoding U4/U6 small nuclear ribonucleoprotein PRP4-like protein; this translates as MDIDEENTVSSSAVEPSVPLAGNETVVSSVDAISLQPVQPVIPPIIPTPVIPPIAPIPPLPVPRPLAPLPVRPPLVRPPLQQNGGTTDSDSDQEESGSNRAAAGSTQEYEISEESRQVRERQEKAVQELLMKRRAAALAVPTNDNAVRARLRRLGEPITLFGEREMERRDRLRTLMAKLDSEGQLEKLMKAHEDEEAAAKVTPSEPEEDIQYPFYTEGSQALLEARREIAKYSIVKSALRLHRARRKRDDPDEDLDAEVDWSLKQAANLVLECSEIGDDRPLSGCSISHDGKMLATCSLSGVTKLWSMPEVNKVSALKGHTERATDVAFSPTSYLLATASADRTARLWNVEGSVLRTFEGHLDRLARISFHPSGKYLGTASFDKTWRLWDVETGEELLLQEGHSRSIYGISFHHDGSLAASCGLDSLARVWDLRSGRSILALEGHVKPVLGVSFSPNGYHLATGGEDNTCRIWDLRKRKSLYIIPAHSNLISQVKFEPQEGYFLVTASYDMTARVWSSRDFKPVRTLSGHESKVTSLDVVGDGQYIATVSHDRTIKLWSSREAEKDKAMEVD